The following coding sequences lie in one Phragmites australis chromosome 8, lpPhrAust1.1, whole genome shotgun sequence genomic window:
- the LOC133926771 gene encoding proteasome activator subunit 4 encodes MHLYNAWLPPVVAAAARGEAAAFASAVRGAADAWRPGDPDSAYATLKWISVFDLFIKAKSDIAPEDVQALVELGLEIFHASQNKFVVQIKWGGLLVRLLRKHGKRLSLGVQWRPLYDTLIRTHFKRNMGPEGWKVRQRHFETVTSLVRASRNFFPEGAAAGIWSEFRPLLENPWHNSAFEGVGFLRLFLPANSRNQDHFTIGWIAQCVDIWDSVTNCNFWDIQWASIIARCIKNSRSVNWDDFLPLLFTRYLNTFEVPISSGNGSYPFPVGVPGNTRFLFSSKTRTPSKAIAKSIVYLLKPKSLALEYFEKLINFLEQFYHPSNGGRWTYSLERFLRYLVVYFEKRLQHEQFDTMDEKHDHFCLGKEERAAFIKVILKLLDRGQYSKNDSLAETVSIAASILSYVEPSLVLPFVATNFQLALETTTATHQLKNAVTSVAFSGRPLLLCSSQSDDSSAVDSFSDLIVACLSNALLGMDANDPPKTIATMQLIGSIFSNLATVGVSDEVPAFLQATTLSDWLDEFFSRLFSVLCNLESSSPINEGYQTSFMSGTFLVEDSPYYFCMLEVLLGKLSKPLFNQSLKRIAKFVNANILPGATSEVGLLCCACVHSYPELASVYLVKPILMTIMSSFEGTPTTGYVGRVVTDKTSKKAALSPALETALDYYLRVLALAISYAGPVLLNYREELKHIITSAFQAPSWKVNGAGDHLLRSLLGNLVFYYPIDQYKPFTCQPIAKIIEPWGCSKAHQDREIEMLNFPPKWHDPSLDELSFANELLQFHFQSALEDLLTICQMKVHSETGDEKEHLKVTLLRIYSALHGVMSCLPEMRPTYKDGRSKEVEPIFFIAGSAGSTVGSSEMREKASELVHTACRYLLKERTDDSILLALVVRVIDALVNYGSLEYEEWSSHVQAWKLESAAIIEPPCNFIVPFHTQGKKRPRWALVDKAHLHSTWRCSQSSYHRYRTNVDVSPSGLMINLMNDLLDLSLHNYETVRSYAGRSLMKLLKRWPSLISNCVLTLTENLRNPKAPEHVVLGSCSILLSQTVLRHLTTDSVSLSSFIMGILESSHHESLKCQKAITEIFVKYNIHFSGISRNFFKNSEIQADKPGFLSLFSQINALGFETKSLHWRYNLMANRVLLLLILASRSESGIYSQILAETAGHFLRNLKSQLPHSRMLAISALNTLLQGSPHKASSQDSQQSLDHPEEYNISSTGEILNEIIREEGFMNETLNSLSHVHIISDNDGSSKASYGASSFQSGSDKAITYFYFDFSASWPRTPSWISLVGGDTFYSSFARIFKRLIQQCGMPVMSSLQTALEEFLSSKERSRQCVAAEAMAGMLHSDITGNLESGNNWLMVQLQKIMLAPSVESVPDWAACIRYAVTGKGRSGARAPVLRQKVLECLCSPVPQFMATSVLAKRYSFLSVALIEISPPKMSPAEKQYHVKILDELLDNMSHPSAQVREAIGVAMCVACSNMRLSGSFGPGCSPEEVCGDVSMIEQTGNEYWTKRLTDGANELSVSIQNNIQSKQLESISDSATENSVDHKEEADAKRMETIFHFMIASLKSGRSSVLLDVIIRLMYPILSLQETSNKDLSLLAKSTFELLKWRILRRPFLEAAIVAILSSVNDPNWRTRSALLSYLRTFTYRHTFILSGSEKSQIWQTIEKLLVDNQVEVREHAAGVLASLMKGIDKDLSKDFRDRSYAQAQRIINAWRRNSKSGHSVATIHGAVLALTASVLSVPYDMPSWLPAHVTLLARFIREPPPIRSTVTKAVAEFKRTHADTWSIQKDSFTEDELEVLRDTSSSSSYFV; translated from the exons ATGCACCTCTACAACGCGTGGCTGCCGCCGGTGGTGGCGGCCGCGGCGcgaggggaggcggcggcgttcGCTAGCGCGGTGCGGGGGGCCGCGGACGCGTGGCGGCCTGGGGATCCTGACTCCGCGTACGCTACACTCAAGTGGATCTCCGTGTTCGACCT TTTTATTAAAGCGAAGAGCGATATTGCTCCTGAGGATGTACAGGCTCTTGTAGAGCTTGGATTGGAGATATTTCATGCATCTCAGAACAAGTTTGTTGTCCAG ATTAAGTGGGGAGGTTTGCTCGTCAGGCTTTTGAGAAAGCACGGGAAGAGGCTTTCACTTGGTGTGCAATGGAGGCCGCTGTATGATACATTGATAAGGACTCATTTCAAGAG AAACATGGGGCCTGAGGGCTGGAAAGTAAGGCAGCGGCACTTTGAGACTGTCACCTCCTTGGTGCGTGCATCTAGGAATTTCTTTCCTGAAGGTGCGGCGGCTGGGATTTGGTCAGAATTCAG GCCCTTGCTGGAAAATCCATGGCATAACTCAgcatttgaaggtgttggatTTCTCAGGCTGTTTCTTCCTGCAAACTCAAGGAATCAGGATCACTTTACGAT TGGTTGGATTGCACAATGTGTTGACATATGGGATTCTGTCACAAATTGTAACTTCTGGGATATCCAATGGGCCTCCATCATAGCACGTTGTATAAAAAATTCCAGATCAGTGAACTGGGATGATTTTCTGCCGTTGTTGTTCACAAGATACTTGAACACGTTTGAG GTTCCTATATCAAGTGGGAACGGGTCATACCCCTTTCCAGTGGGTGTTCCTGGGAACACAAGATTTTTATTTTCCAGTAAGACCAGAACACCTTCTAAGGCAATTGCAAAGTCCATA GTATACCTTTTGAAGCCTAAAAGTTTGGCATTGGAGTATTTTGAGAAGCTCATTAATTTTTTGGAACA GTTCTATCATCCATCAAATGGGGGTCGTTGGACCTACTCATTGGAGCGTTTCTTGCGGTATCTCGTTGTTTACTTCGAAAAACGCCTTCAACATGAACAATT TGATACAATGGATGAGAAACATGATCATTTTTGTCTGGGAAAGGAAGAAAGGGCTGCTTTTATCAAAGTTATCTTGAAATTACTGGATCGTGGTCAGTATAGCAAGAATGATTCTCTTGCTGAAACAGTTTCCATTGCAGCATCAATTCTGTCTTATGTTGAGCCATCACTCGTGCTTCCGTTTGTTGCAACAAACTTCCAACTAGCCTTAGAGACA ACTACAGCTACCCACCAGTTAAAGAATGCTGTCACATCTGTTGCAttttctggacgtccacttctTCTTTGTTCTTCTCAGTCTGATGATAGTAGTGCTGTAGATTCATTCAGTGATCTTATTGTCGCTTGCCTTTCAAATGCATTACTTGGCATGGATGCCAACGATCCACCCAAAACTATAGCTACAATGCAGTTAATTGGTTCTATATTTTCAAAC CTAGCCACAGTCGGTGTTAGTGATGAGGTGCCTGCATTCCTCCAAGCTACCACTCTATCAGACTGGCTAGATGAATTCTTTTCTCGGCTGTTTTCTGTGCTTTGTAATTTGGAATCAAGTAGTCCCAT TAACGAGGGTTACCAAACCTCATTTATGTCAGGAACTTTTCTAGTTGAGGACAGCCCGTATTACTTCTGCATGCTTGAAGTTCTTTTGGGGAAGTTATCAAAACCCTTATTTAATCAG TCCCTGAAGAGAATTGCCAAGTTTGTTAATGCAAATATCCTCCCTGGTGCTACTTCGGAGGTTGGACTTCTTTGTTGTGCTTGCGTTCACTCGTATCCTGAGTTGGCTTCAGTCTACCTTGTAAAACCCATCTTAATGACTATCATGTCCTCCTTTGAGGGCACCCCGACAACAGGTTATGTTGGAAGAGTAGTTACTGACAAAACGTCTAAAAAG GCTGCACTTTCTCCTGCTCTGGAAACAGCATTAGACTACTATCTGAGGGTTTTGGCTTTAGCCATCAGTTATGCTGGTCCGGTGTTACTCAATTATAGGGAAGAATTAAAGCACATAATAACATCTGCATTCCAGGCCCCTTCATGGAAg GTCAATGGAGCTGGGGATCATCTCCTTCGCTCTTTGCTAGGAAATCTGGTTTTCTATTATCCAATAGATCAGTACAA GCCCTTTACTTGTCAGCCTATTGCTAAGATTATTGAACCATGGGGTTGTTCAAAAGCTCATCAAGACAGGGAGATTGAAATGCTTAATTTCCCTCCAAAGTGGCATGATCCTAGTCTAGATGAGCTGTCTTTTGCAAATGAATTACTACAATTTCATTTTCAGTCAGCATTAGAAGATCTTTTGACTATTTGTCAGATGAAAGTTCATTCTGAGAcag GAGATGAGAAAGAGCACCTAAAAGTAACTCTATTACGCATTTACTCTGCTTTGCATGGTGTAATGTCTTGCTTGCCAGAAATGCGACCAACATATAAAGATGGGAGGTCcaaggaagtggagcccatatTCTTCATAGCAGGATCTGCTGGTAGCACCGTTGGCAGCTCAGAAATGCGTGAAAAGGCCTCAGAATTAGTGCACACAGCTTGCAG GTACTTATTAAAGGAAAGAACTGATGACAGTATTCTTCTAGCACTTGTTGTGCGTGTCATTGATGCTTTGGTAAACTATG GTAGTTTGGAATATGAAGAATGGTCAAGCCATGTTCAAGCTTGGAAACTAGAGTCTGCTGCCATAATTGAGCCTCCATGCAACTTCATTGTTCCATTTCATACTCAAGGGAAAAAGAG ACCTAGATGGGCGCTTGTTGATAAAGCACACTTGCATAGTACGTGGAGATGTTCACAATCATCATATCACAGATACAGAACGAATGTGGATGTATCTCCATCTGGCCTCATGATTAATTTGATGAATGATCTCTTAGATCTCTCATTACACAACTATGAAACTGTTCGCTC GTATGCTGGAAGATCTCTAATGAAATTGTTGAAGCGTTGGCCGTCTCTAATTTCTAACTGTGTTCTCACACTTACTGAAAATTTACGGAACCCGAAAGCTCCTGAACATGTGGTGCTTGGTTCTTGCAGCATTCTGCTGTCACAGACTGTTTTGAGACACTTGACAACC GATTCTGTTTCCCTCTCTTCGTTTATCATGGGCATTTTGGAAAG CTCTCATCATGAGTCGTTGAAGTGTCAGAAAGCTATTACTGAG ATCTTTGTAAAGTATAATATACATTTCTCTGGAATATCAAggaattttttcaaaaattcagaAATTCAAGCTGACAAGCCAGGGTTTCTCAGTTTATTTTCTCAAATTAATGCTTTGGGCTTTGAGACTAAGAGCCTACATTGGAG GTACAATTTGATGGCCAACAGAGTACTCCTGTTGCTAATTTTGGCATCCAGAAGTGAATCTGGCATATACTCACAAATCCTGGCAGAAACTGCTG GTCATTTCTTAAGGAATTTGAAGAGTCAACTGCCTCACTCGAGGATGCTTGCAATATCTGCTCTGAACACACTATTACAAGGATCACCTCATAAGGCATCTTCACAAGATTCACAGCAATCATTAGATCACCCTGAAGAATACAATATTTCATCGACTGGAGAGATTTTGAATGAGATAATCCGGGAGGAAGGATTCATGAATGAGACGCTGAACAGTCTATCCCATGTCCATATTATTTCTGATAACGATGGTTCATCAAAAGCGAGTTATGGGGCTTCATCTTTCCAAAGCGGATCTGACAAAGCAATTACTTACTTCTATTTTGATTTCTCTGCCTCATGGCCACGTACTCCTAGTTGGATTTCTTTAGTGGGTGGTGACACGTTCTATTCCAGCTTTGCTAGGATATTCAAAAGGCTTATACAGCAATGTGGAATGCCAGTAATGTCTTCTCTTCAGACTGCACTGGAAGAATTTCTGAGTTCGAAAGAGAGATCAAGGCAATGTGTGGCTGCTGAAGCCATGGCAGGGATGCTTCACTCTGATATCACTGGGAATTTGGAGTCTGGGAACAACTGGTTGATGGTTCAACTGCAGAAGATCATGTTAGCACCATCTGTGGAATCAGTTCCTGATTGGGCAGCTTGCATTCGATATGCTGTTACCGGAAAAGGGAGATCTGGAGCTCGTGCTCCTGTTCTCAGGCAAAAAGTATTAGAGTGCTTATGTAGTCCTGTTCCTCAATTCATGGCAACTAGCGTACTTGCCAAGAGATATTCTTTTCTGTCTGTTGCTCTGATAGAAATTTCTCCACCTAAAATGTCGCCAGCAGAGAAGCAATACCACGTTAAAATTCTTGATGAACTACTTGACAACATGAGCCACCCATCTGCACAG GTAAGAGAAGCAATCGGTGTGGCCATGTGTGTTGCATGCTCAAATATGAGACTATCTGGGTCATTTGGCCCTGGATGTTCTCCAGAAGAGGTTTGTGGGGATGTAAGCATGATTGAGCAAACAGGAAATGAATATTGGACTAAACGTTTGACAGATGGAGCTAATGAATTATCTGTAAGTATACAAAACAATATTCAATCTAAACAACTGGAATCAATATCAGATTCGGCTACTGAAAATAGTGTGGACCATAAAGAGGAGGCTGATGCTAAAAGGATGGAAACG aTTTTTCATTTCATGATTGCATCTCTGAAGTCTGGGAGATCTTCTGTTCTACTGGACGTTATTATTAGGCTTATGTACCCTATTCTCTCACTACAG GAAACATCAAATAAGGATTTGTCATTGCTCGCTAAGTCAACTTTTGAGTTGCTGAAGTGGAGGATTCTACGCCGTCCTTTTCTTGAAGCTGCTATTGTGGCTATTCTTTCTTCAGTTAATGATCCTAATTGGCGGACCAGATCTGCACTGTTATCGTATCTCAGGACCTTTACATACAG GCATACATTCATCCTTTCTGGCTCAGAGAAATCCCAAATTTGGCAAACAATAGAGAAGTTACTTGTGGATAACCAAGTTGAG GTTAGGGAGCATGCTGCTGGTGTTCTTGCAAGCTTAATGAAGGGTATAGATAAAGATCTATCAAAGGATTTCCGTGATCGGTCATATGCACAAGCCCAGCGTATCATTAATGCATGGAGAAG AAATTCAAAGTCGGGTCACTCTGTTGCTACCATCCATGGTGCAGTCCTTGCTTTGACAGCTTCGGTCCTTTCTGTCCCATACGACATGCCTAG CTGGCTTCCTGCTCATGTCACGCTACTCGCTCGCTTCATACGCGAGCCTCCCCCCATAAGGTCAACTGTCACGAAAGCTGTCGCGGAGTTTAAGCGTACGCATGCCGACACATGGAGCATCCAGAAGGACTCATTCACAGAAGACGAACTGGAG GTTCTTCGTGATACATCATCCTCCTCGTCATACTTTGTTTAG